The Streptococcus sp. S5 genome contains a region encoding:
- the ruvX gene encoding Holliday junction resolvase RuvX, producing MRIMGLDVGSKTVGVAVSDPLGFTAQGLEIIQIDEDKKEFGLERLAELVAQYKVDRFVVGLPKNMNNTSGPRVEASQAYGAMIAEKFGLPVDYQDERLTTVAAERMLIEQADISRSKRKKVIDKLAAQLILQNYLDRNF from the coding sequence ATGAGAATTATGGGATTGGATGTTGGCTCAAAGACCGTCGGGGTTGCTGTGAGTGATCCTCTCGGTTTTACAGCTCAGGGTCTTGAAATCATCCAAATCGATGAAGACAAAAAAGAATTCGGTTTGGAGCGCTTGGCCGAATTAGTGGCTCAATACAAGGTAGACCGTTTTGTTGTGGGCTTGCCGAAAAACATGAACAACACAAGCGGACCGCGTGTGGAAGCCAGTCAGGCTTATGGCGCAATGATTGCTGAAAAGTTTGGGTTGCCAGTCGACTACCAAGATGAACGGTTGACAACAGTTGCTGCAGAGCGGATGTTGATTGAGCAAGCAGATATTAGCCGTAGCAAACGTAAAAAAGTTATTGATAAGTTAGCAGCGCAGCTTATTTTACAAAATTATTTAGATCGCAATTTTTAG
- a CDS encoding IreB family regulatory phosphoprotein, giving the protein MGFTDETVRFNLDDSNRKEISETLKDVYLSLDEKGYNPINQIVGYVLSGDPAYVPRYNNARNQIRKYERDEIVEELVRYYLKGQGIDL; this is encoded by the coding sequence GTGGGATTTACAGATGAAACAGTACGTTTTAATCTTGATGATTCAAATCGTAAGGAAATTAGCGAGACCTTGAAAGATGTTTACTTGTCACTGGATGAAAAAGGCTACAATCCAATTAATCAAATCGTAGGATACGTACTCAGTGGTGATCCTGCCTATGTACCTCGTTATAATAATGCACGGAACCAAATTCGTAAATATGAACGAGATGAGATCGTGGAAGAATTGGTACGTTATTATTTGAAAGGGCAAGGAATAGACCTCTAA
- a CDS encoding SP0191 family lipoprotein, with the protein MKRKIFLLGALALCLTGCGQKKQAKTPNSSEQKAIQAKAEQLQKDNKSILQKAEENKVITRTFVFPKDDKGTQQTQIVTYVGNTFKKLETINVTATDEELKKGIQQVGVEEAQKQLRESFNKDDAFKEALTVPGFTANLTLENENEYKVTITYDFEAMDVKKAEGMTYFKNNHLPELLKLTPSQFADNLINAGASEQK; encoded by the coding sequence ATGAAAAGGAAAATCTTCTTATTGGGTGCACTTGCCTTGTGTTTGACTGGATGCGGTCAAAAAAAACAAGCGAAAACGCCAAATTCAAGTGAACAAAAGGCAATCCAAGCAAAAGCAGAGCAACTGCAAAAGGATAATAAGAGTATCCTGCAAAAAGCTGAAGAAAATAAAGTCATCACTAGAACCTTTGTCTTTCCAAAAGATGACAAGGGGACACAACAGACGCAAATCGTCACCTATGTGGGGAATACCTTTAAAAAGTTGGAGACCATCAATGTGACGGCAACCGATGAGGAGTTGAAAAAAGGGATCCAACAGGTTGGAGTCGAGGAAGCACAAAAGCAATTGAGAGAATCCTTTAACAAGGACGATGCCTTCAAGGAAGCTTTGACAGTGCCAGGTTTCACAGCTAATTTGACCTTGGAAAATGAGAATGAATACAAGGTAACCATCACCTATGACTTTGAAGCGATGGATGTGAAGAAAGCCGAAGGCATGACTTACTTCAAAAACAATCACTTACCGGAGTTGTTGAAGCTGACACCGAGTCAATTTGCGGACAACCTCATCAATGCTGGAGCGAGTGAGCAAAAATAA
- a CDS encoding DUF1292 domain-containing protein, protein MAHDHNHDHEERELITLVDEQGNETLFEILLTIDGKEEFGKNYVLLIPANAEEDENGEVEIQAYSFTENEDGTEGDLQPIPEDSDAEWDMIEEVFNSFMEE, encoded by the coding sequence ATGGCACATGATCATAACCACGACCATGAAGAACGTGAATTAATCACATTGGTGGATGAACAAGGAAATGAAACCTTGTTTGAAATTCTTTTGACCATCGATGGCAAAGAAGAGTTTGGAAAGAACTATGTCCTTTTGATCCCTGCAAATGCAGAAGAAGATGAAAACGGCGAAGTTGAAATCCAAGCTTATTCATTTACAGAAAACGAAGACGGAACAGAAGGCGACCTTCAACCAATCCCAGAAGACTCAGATGCAGAATGGGATATGATCGAAGAAGTCTTCAACAGCTTTATGGAGGAGTAA